The following proteins are encoded in a genomic region of Prochlorothrix hollandica PCC 9006 = CALU 1027:
- a CDS encoding Mo-dependent nitrogenase C-terminal domain-containing protein, producing MANTIQSPYSREQLTAWLQGLLTIAWADGHFDEEEKQLITSLTEEELVPSISLDSFEPISGADLALALGDEPQLRNNFLRTAVMVALADGVYSSSEDAVLHQFCQALGLGDEVIESLRLTLYNRETEVVAAHGAVASSLHPPDHAQGGIDVLHPARDWMDGLEIHDPQLARFLCKLIPPQCPFERDISLFGRKVVHIPPLCKLNPLYEQLVGLRFRALSYLADECGEDVRHYC from the coding sequence ATGGCTAACACAATTCAATCCCCCTACAGCCGCGAGCAGTTAACCGCCTGGTTGCAGGGGTTGCTCACTATCGCCTGGGCCGATGGCCACTTTGATGAGGAAGAGAAACAACTAATCACCAGCCTCACGGAAGAGGAACTGGTACCCAGCATCAGCCTGGATAGCTTTGAACCGATTTCTGGGGCGGATCTAGCCCTCGCCCTGGGGGATGAACCGCAGTTGCGCAATAACTTTCTGCGCACAGCGGTGATGGTGGCCTTGGCTGACGGGGTCTACAGCAGTTCTGAAGATGCCGTGTTGCACCAGTTTTGCCAAGCCCTCGGCTTGGGGGATGAGGTCATCGAGTCCCTCCGCCTCACCCTCTATAACCGGGAGACAGAAGTGGTTGCTGCCCATGGGGCTGTTGCCAGTTCCCTCCATCCCCCAGATCATGCCCAGGGGGGCATTGATGTCTTGCATCCGGCGCGGGACTGGATGGATGGTCTGGAAATCCATGATCCCCAACTGGCGCGGTTCCTCTGTAAGTTAATTCCGCCCCAGTGCCCCTTTGAGCGGGATATTAGTCTCTTTGGCCGCAAAGTGGTTCATATTCCGCCCCTGTGCAAGCTCAATCCCCTGTACGAGCAACTGGTGGGGCTACGCTTCCGCGCCCTCTCCTATTTAGCTGACGAGTGCGGTGAAGATGTCCGACACTATTGTTAG
- a CDS encoding FAD-dependent oxidoreductase, whose translation MELETIAPEVLVVGGGTGATAAALQSARRGAKTLLVSEGPWLGGMLTSAGVTAPDGNELLSLQTGIWGAFVQALAQQQPGGLDQGWVSFFAYEPALGAAIFAQWVRQLPNLQWRIGGDPLAVARSGNRITGVRFARFQVQAQITIDGTELGDLLALGEVPHRWGWEPQEQWQEPSAPPAAALATDPFYHRYPVQSPTWVVVLRDYGAGATAPPIAAPPGWIGGDRCQAAWERHGSEAFLNYGRFGGDRFMINWPLHGNDYGEGVDRLRGSPCDRQAFLQEARWHSQGFAHGIQTHLGSRYGLDPTCFPLLPHSLGGGAYGLQPYYRESRRLQGLVTVREQDILPLEGGSVAALPLDDRGQITAIAVGNYPNDHHYPGGDIPLQPKSCRWGGRWTGTPFALPYGCLVPATVEGLLVCDKAISVSHIANGATRLQPVVLALGQAAGMAAALCVEQGCQPQDLAVAQLQQALLTDPTAPAAVIPSYDLLPQGPHWLSQQQAILRHPDAYPPTGILMQSPGYGESQGYGEGLSETCDRPPTPIQPSQPPLRLQGQFHRDGPQDYRFCPDPSPHCGSDALSLVTLCPWVNQQLQDCLPQQRIEVEGYWNRSGAWFRVDRLLSLPA comes from the coding sequence ATGGAGTTGGAGACGATCGCCCCCGAAGTCCTGGTGGTGGGGGGGGGAACCGGGGCTACTGCCGCCGCCCTCCAATCCGCCCGTCGGGGAGCCAAAACCTTATTGGTCAGTGAGGGACCCTGGCTGGGGGGAATGCTCACCAGTGCGGGGGTGACCGCCCCCGATGGCAATGAACTCCTGAGTTTGCAGACGGGCATTTGGGGTGCCTTTGTCCAAGCCCTGGCCCAGCAGCAACCCGGTGGTTTAGATCAGGGTTGGGTTAGTTTTTTCGCCTATGAACCGGCCCTAGGGGCAGCGATCTTTGCCCAGTGGGTGCGCCAGTTGCCTAATTTACAGTGGCGCATCGGGGGGGATCCGCTGGCGGTGGCCCGATCGGGGAATCGCATTACCGGGGTGCGGTTTGCCCGCTTCCAGGTGCAAGCCCAGATCACCATCGATGGCACCGAACTGGGGGATCTGTTGGCCTTGGGAGAGGTGCCCCACCGCTGGGGCTGGGAACCCCAGGAACAGTGGCAGGAACCCAGCGCCCCCCCCGCTGCCGCCTTGGCCACCGATCCCTTTTACCACCGTTACCCTGTCCAATCCCCCACCTGGGTAGTGGTGCTGCGGGACTATGGGGCTGGGGCAACGGCTCCCCCCATTGCGGCTCCTCCGGGCTGGATCGGGGGCGATCGCTGTCAGGCGGCCTGGGAACGCCATGGTTCCGAAGCCTTTTTGAACTATGGCCGCTTTGGGGGCGATCGCTTCATGATCAACTGGCCCCTCCACGGCAATGACTATGGAGAAGGGGTCGATCGCCTGCGGGGCAGCCCCTGCGATCGCCAAGCCTTCCTCCAGGAAGCCCGATGGCACAGCCAAGGGTTCGCCCATGGGATCCAAACCCACCTGGGATCTCGCTATGGTCTGGATCCCACCTGTTTCCCCCTCTTGCCCCACTCCCTGGGGGGAGGAGCCTACGGTCTCCAGCCCTATTACCGAGAAAGTCGCCGCCTCCAGGGACTGGTCACGGTGCGGGAACAGGATATTTTGCCCCTGGAGGGGGGATCGGTGGCGGCGCTACCCCTGGACGATCGTGGCCAGATTACGGCGATCGCCGTCGGCAACTACCCCAACGATCACCACTATCCCGGCGGCGATATTCCCCTCCAACCCAAATCCTGCCGCTGGGGAGGGCGCTGGACCGGGACCCCCTTTGCCCTGCCCTATGGGTGCCTTGTCCCCGCCACCGTGGAGGGTCTCCTGGTGTGTGATAAAGCCATCTCGGTGTCCCACATAGCCAACGGAGCCACCCGACTGCAACCGGTGGTTTTGGCCCTGGGGCAAGCGGCGGGCATGGCTGCGGCCCTCTGTGTGGAGCAGGGTTGTCAACCCCAGGATCTCGCCGTGGCCCAGTTACAACAAGCCTTGCTCACCGATCCCACGGCTCCCGCTGCGGTCATTCCCAGCTATGATCTGCTGCCCCAGGGTCCCCACTGGTTGAGCCAACAACAGGCCATCCTGCGCCACCCCGATGCCTATCCCCCCACGGGGATCCTGATGCAATCCCCCGGTTATGGGGAATCCCAGGGCTATGGTGAGGGTCTTTCTGAGACCTGCGATCGCCCTCCCACCCCGATCCAGCCTTCCCAGCCCCCCCTCCGTCTCCAGGGCCAGTTTCACCGCGATGGACCCCAAGACTACCGCTTTTGTCCTGATCCCTCCCCCCACTGTGGATCCGATGCCCTTTCCCTGGTGACCCTCTGCCCCTGGGTCAATCAACAACTCCAGGACTGTCTGCCCCAGCAACGGATTGAGGTGGAAGGCTATTGGAACCGATCGGGGGCTTGGTTCCGGGTCGATCGTCTGTTGTCCTTGCCAGCCTGA
- a CDS encoding pentapeptide repeat-containing protein, translated as MANAELLQLLEQGVDSWNQWRESNPQAEVDLSNTAFIGWIFSGAQFQGVNFQGSDLSGVSLNGANLTGANFSGARMFGADLTHSTLDNAQFVGSNLNRVDGQHASFQACNLQSAQLVGAELAHANLTGANLQNANLERADLSRAVLKGTQLQGANLSRARAMHAILETASLAQADLTDTRFNRANLTAVNLTAAIFDGTSFMGVNLSKAILLDTKTGGANLSGANLSEAVLPEREESPYVDPMSPDEYADRALHDLLQK; from the coding sequence ATGGCAAATGCAGAACTTCTCCAGTTGCTGGAACAAGGTGTAGACTCCTGGAATCAGTGGCGCGAGTCCAATCCCCAGGCTGAAGTAGATCTGAGCAATACCGCCTTTATTGGTTGGATTTTCAGCGGCGCACAGTTCCAGGGGGTTAACTTTCAAGGATCTGACCTCAGTGGTGTGTCCTTAAACGGGGCGAACTTAACTGGGGCCAATTTTAGTGGCGCTCGGATGTTTGGGGCCGATTTAACCCATAGCACCTTAGATAATGCCCAATTTGTGGGTAGCAACTTAAACCGGGTGGATGGCCAACACGCCAGTTTCCAAGCCTGCAATTTACAGTCCGCCCAACTGGTGGGGGCGGAGCTAGCCCATGCCAACTTGACCGGGGCGAACCTCCAAAATGCCAACCTAGAACGGGCCGATCTCAGCCGTGCTGTGTTGAAGGGAACGCAACTCCAAGGCGCTAACCTCAGCCGTGCCCGTGCCATGCACGCCATCTTGGAAACCGCCAGTTTAGCCCAGGCTGATCTCACGGACACTCGTTTTAACCGGGCTAACTTAACAGCGGTCAACCTGACCGCTGCCATTTTTGATGGCACCAGCTTTATGGGGGTTAACCTCAGTAAAGCTATTTTATTGGACACCAAAACCGGAGGAGCCAACCTCAGCGGGGCTAACCTCAGTGAGGCTGTGCTGCCGGAGCGGGAGGAATCTCCCTACGTGGATCCCATGAGTCCCGATGAATATGCCGATCGCGCCCTCCATGATCTCCTGCAAAAATGA
- a CDS encoding TolC family protein, which produces MGVGTLLSLGSAVTPGLAQAPPDDPNPEATSDQRFSSPTLPLPTLDPAPTLDSGLESGVYPEHPDPAAIAPEMAGHSVIMAGDTAARDNLTGNSLQFQAAASDALNQNLAPDSTLDGGDPPTLSSPTDPIAPTLGNTVNPLAVEGEMGEEYTADGSASDGSASDGSTSDGSTADGSTSDGSTSDGSTADGSTSIETPAPILENPASEPFPFSATPDFDAAPSLDIHGPQIRDLLTDSNPLERPVDPSQVEVTDVLALTLEEVRALALRNNRSLQVQELTLRQQWEALRQQQAQRYPTVTLDSNLQQTGTNTAVLSSSEFSSAANSSQGTANLNGTVRVDYDLYAPSRDSTIRAAQHQVRQGELLLEQAKEQLRLDVATDYYDLQQADEQVRIADGAVKAAQLSLKDAQSLERAGVGTRFAVLQAEVQLANEQQTLVNAQADQLKAQRQLVQRLSLPQHLNVVAADSVVPAGEWAYTLADSIILAYQNRPELEQRLVERDLSEAQRNTALAAIRPSVGVFGQYTLDTTLTGNSSAGTDVRQNTFAGQYRVGLNLSWQLFDGGAAKAAARQRDLDRETAELEFANSRNQVRQQVEESYYDLRANIQNIQTAGQGVDQAAEALRLARLRFQAGVGTQIDVINAERDLTQAEGNRSTAILGYNRALVRMQRAVSNFSQIPLNATNSPGN; this is translated from the coding sequence ATGGGAGTTGGTACCCTCCTCAGCCTCGGTAGCGCGGTTACCCCAGGATTGGCCCAGGCTCCCCCAGATGATCCCAATCCAGAAGCCACCTCTGATCAACGGTTCTCCTCCCCAACTCTCCCCTTACCCACCCTCGATCCGGCACCGACCCTAGACTCTGGCCTGGAGTCTGGCGTATATCCTGAACATCCGGATCCAGCGGCGATCGCCCCAGAAATGGCGGGTCATTCGGTGATCATGGCCGGTGATACGGCGGCAAGGGACAACTTGACGGGGAATTCCCTCCAATTCCAGGCTGCTGCCAGCGATGCCCTAAACCAGAACCTGGCACCAGATTCAACCCTCGATGGCGGGGATCCACCCACCCTCTCCTCCCCCACGGATCCGATCGCCCCGACCCTCGGAAATACCGTTAACCCCTTAGCCGTTGAAGGGGAGATGGGGGAAGAGTACACCGCTGATGGATCTGCCTCTGACGGATCTGCCTCTGACGGATCTACATCTGATGGATCTACCGCTGATGGATCCACCTCTGATGGATCTACCTCTGATGGATCTACCGCTGACGGATCCACCTCGATTGAAACCCCAGCCCCCATCCTTGAAAACCCTGCGTCAGAACCCTTCCCCTTCAGCGCAACCCCTGATTTTGACGCAGCCCCCAGTCTGGATATCCACGGTCCCCAGATTCGGGATCTGCTAACCGATTCCAATCCCCTGGAACGCCCCGTGGATCCTAGCCAGGTGGAGGTTACCGATGTTTTAGCCCTAACCTTGGAAGAAGTGAGAGCCTTAGCCCTGCGCAATAATCGCTCCCTCCAAGTCCAAGAATTAACCCTGCGGCAGCAATGGGAAGCCCTGCGCCAGCAACAGGCCCAGCGCTACCCCACCGTCACCTTAGACAGCAACCTCCAACAAACCGGCACCAATACCGCCGTCTTGTCCAGTTCCGAATTCAGCAGCGCTGCGAACTCTAGCCAGGGCACCGCTAACCTCAACGGCACCGTGAGGGTGGACTATGACCTCTATGCCCCTAGCCGTGACTCCACGATCCGGGCTGCCCAGCATCAAGTTCGTCAGGGGGAGCTACTGCTGGAACAGGCCAAAGAACAACTGCGCCTGGATGTGGCCACCGACTACTATGATTTGCAGCAAGCCGATGAACAGGTGCGCATTGCCGACGGTGCGGTGAAAGCGGCCCAACTCAGCTTAAAAGATGCCCAAAGCTTAGAACGAGCTGGGGTGGGCACCCGGTTTGCGGTGCTGCAAGCGGAGGTTCAGTTGGCCAACGAACAACAAACCCTGGTCAACGCCCAAGCGGACCAACTCAAAGCCCAACGGCAACTGGTGCAACGCCTGAGCCTACCCCAACATCTCAATGTGGTGGCTGCTGACTCCGTGGTTCCCGCCGGGGAGTGGGCCTACACCTTAGCCGATAGCATTATTCTGGCCTACCAAAACCGTCCAGAACTGGAGCAACGCCTCGTGGAACGGGATCTGAGCGAGGCCCAACGCAACACGGCCCTGGCGGCTATTCGTCCCAGTGTGGGGGTTTTCGGTCAATATACCTTGGATACCACCCTGACCGGCAACAGCAGTGCGGGGACTGATGTTCGGCAAAATACCTTTGCGGGTCAATATCGGGTCGGTCTCAATCTCAGTTGGCAATTATTTGATGGGGGGGCTGCTAAGGCTGCGGCTCGCCAGCGGGATCTCGATCGCGAAACCGCTGAACTGGAATTTGCCAACAGCCGTAACCAAGTGCGCCAACAGGTGGAAGAGTCCTATTATGACCTGCGGGCCAATATCCAAAATATTCAGACTGCTGGTCAGGGGGTGGATCAAGCTGCCGAAGCCCTCCGCCTTGCCCGTCTCCGGTTTCAAGCAGGGGTGGGAACTCAAATTGATGTGATTAATGCGGAGCGAGATTTAACCCAAGCAGAAGGGAACCGTAGTACCGCCATTCTGGGCTATAACCGTGCCCTAGTGCGAATGCAGCGGGCTGTCAGTAACTTTTCCCAGATCCCTCTCAACGCCACCAATTCCCCTGGAAATTAG
- a CDS encoding amino acid ABC transporter ATP-binding protein, with translation MTPTQLNETGTPISSGQPMIVARNVEKWYSNHFHVLRGVSLTVNTGEVVVVMGPSGSGKSTFIRTFNALEPYQKGSIEVDGITLSHDLKNIETIRREVGMVFQQFNLFPHLTVLQNVTLAPIWVRRWPKAKAEAVAVQLLERVGILEQARKYPGQLSGGQQQRVAIARALAMQPKVMLFDEPTSALDPEMVREVLDVMRTLAGEGMTMVCVTHEVGFAREVADRVVLMADGLLVEEATPQEFFSNPQAERSQQFLSQIL, from the coding sequence ATGACACCTACCCAGCTCAATGAAACCGGAACCCCCATCAGCAGCGGTCAGCCGATGATTGTGGCCCGTAACGTCGAAAAATGGTACAGCAATCATTTCCATGTTTTGCGCGGGGTTAGCCTCACTGTGAACACGGGGGAAGTGGTGGTGGTCATGGGTCCCTCTGGCTCTGGTAAATCCACGTTTATTCGCACCTTTAATGCCCTGGAACCCTACCAAAAGGGCAGCATTGAGGTGGATGGCATTACCTTGTCCCATGATTTGAAAAACATTGAAACCATTCGCCGAGAAGTGGGGATGGTGTTCCAGCAGTTTAACCTCTTTCCCCACCTGACGGTGCTGCAAAATGTGACTCTGGCCCCCATTTGGGTGCGCCGCTGGCCCAAGGCCAAGGCGGAAGCGGTGGCGGTGCAATTGCTGGAACGGGTGGGGATTTTGGAGCAGGCCCGCAAATATCCGGGGCAACTGTCGGGGGGTCAACAGCAACGGGTGGCCATTGCCCGTGCCTTGGCGATGCAACCTAAGGTGATGTTGTTTGATGAACCCACCTCGGCCCTGGATCCGGAAATGGTGCGGGAGGTGTTGGATGTGATGCGCACCTTGGCGGGGGAAGGGATGACCATGGTTTGCGTCACCCATGAGGTGGGGTTTGCGCGGGAGGTGGCCGATCGGGTGGTGTTGATGGCCGATGGCTTGTTGGTGGAGGAGGCGACTCCCCAGGAATTTTTCAGTAACCCCCAAGCAGAGCGCAGTCAACAGTTTCTCTCCCAAATCCTGTAG
- a CDS encoding DUF3611 family protein: MVDNYSIQRIAMDFRRTGWISFWVQIVLAVVSSFIVIFAVFSNSFGSETVQNPGSDFGFFFAVAGLLALYISTFWAFRYSRFGRQLGAADPRARPSRGDAMLLVKQGLICNLVGLALITVGSQAIVGSLVAKSFQQGGAFFGDPKDLVQALDLFVVQANTNITTAHFGGVLASLWLLNRVTR, encoded by the coding sequence ATGGTAGATAATTACTCAATCCAACGCATTGCAATGGACTTTCGGCGCACCGGCTGGATTAGCTTTTGGGTGCAAATTGTGCTGGCGGTGGTGTCCAGCTTTATTGTGATTTTTGCGGTGTTCAGCAATAGCTTTGGCTCGGAAACCGTCCAAAATCCCGGTAGTGACTTTGGCTTTTTCTTTGCGGTGGCGGGGCTATTGGCCCTCTATATTTCCACCTTTTGGGCTTTTCGCTACAGCCGCTTTGGGCGACAACTGGGGGCGGCGGATCCCCGTGCCCGTCCCAGCCGGGGGGATGCCATGCTCTTGGTCAAGCAGGGGCTAATTTGTAATTTGGTGGGGCTGGCACTGATTACGGTGGGATCCCAGGCGATCGTTGGGTCACTGGTGGCCAAGTCTTTCCAGCAGGGAGGAGCCTTTTTTGGGGATCCGAAGGATCTCGTGCAAGCCTTGGATTTATTTGTGGTGCAGGCCAATACCAACATTACTACGGCCCATTTTGGCGGTGTTTTGGCCTCTCTCTGGCTGCTGAACCGGGTCACCCGTTAA
- a CDS encoding DMT family transporter gives MHQLWGIGLVLLSSTAFGAMAIFAQGAYGSGAGVTTVLFLRFGIAAIALQLLARLQGLALPQGRTFWQLLAIGGLGYGLQSFCFFTTLTLVPPGLAGLLLYVYPTLVMVISLLLGQESLTRGKVLALALASGGVVLTAGLTPGGQPLGIVFGLASALIYACYVLVGSRVMATEDPVPACAVMLSGTAIAFGLVLGVQGPQWPSSGVGWLAVVAIALVSTVIAVVTLFMGVRAIGAINASTLSTWEPMVTILLAALFLQQPITLSQALGGSLILGSVIILARQQTTPG, from the coding sequence ATGCATCAGCTTTGGGGCATTGGCTTGGTGCTGCTGTCTTCAACAGCCTTTGGAGCCATGGCAATTTTTGCCCAGGGAGCCTATGGGTCGGGGGCAGGGGTGACCACGGTGCTGTTTTTGCGGTTCGGGATTGCGGCGATCGCCCTCCAACTCCTCGCCCGTCTCCAGGGTCTGGCCTTGCCCCAGGGTCGCACCTTTTGGCAGCTTCTAGCCATTGGCGGTTTGGGCTATGGTCTCCAGTCCTTTTGCTTTTTTACCACCCTGACCCTAGTGCCCCCAGGGTTGGCGGGGCTGTTGCTCTATGTCTATCCCACCCTGGTGATGGTCATTAGTTTGCTCCTGGGCCAGGAGTCCCTAACGCGGGGTAAGGTTCTGGCCCTGGCCTTGGCTTCGGGGGGGGTGGTGTTGACGGCGGGCCTAACCCCTGGGGGCCAACCCCTGGGCATTGTTTTTGGCCTTGCGTCGGCGTTGATCTATGCCTGCTATGTGTTGGTGGGGAGCCGCGTGATGGCCACGGAAGACCCTGTACCCGCCTGTGCCGTGATGCTGTCGGGCACGGCGATCGCCTTTGGGCTGGTGTTGGGGGTGCAAGGTCCCCAGTGGCCCAGCAGTGGGGTGGGGTGGCTGGCGGTGGTGGCCATTGCCCTGGTGTCAACGGTGATTGCTGTGGTGACGTTGTTTATGGGGGTGCGGGCGATCGGGGCCATCAATGCCTCTACCCTGTCCACCTGGGAACCGATGGTGACGATTCTCCTTGCGGCCCTCTTTCTCCAACAACCCATTACCCTGTCCCAAGCCCTGGGGGGCAGTCTGATTCTCGGATCGGTCATCATCCTAGCCCGCCAACAAACCACCCCTGGGTAA
- a CDS encoding DUF4336 domain-containing protein, whose product MVQPPSAAFAQPPRSPQWNWPYWPIVPLYPYGQRRTLCRELIPDSLWVLEQIQGIFYVTVPIRMTVVRLQKGGLLVYAPVAPTPECVGLMRGLEQRHGTVRHIILPTVTGIEHKVFVGPFARRFPQATVFVAANQWSFPLDLPLPWLGLPWRRTQILPTDSSAAPFGDEFDYASLGPLSLGLGPFEEVAFFHRSTRTLLLTDTIIGIDPDPPAVVQLNPFPLLFHGRDHALDSVTDSPEVRRKGWQRICLFGLYFRPSALTVTGWVQSFQDAAQGRDRSRANYFGLFPVQWGEEWQQSFAALRGEGRLLVAPILQTLILSRDPQSTLAWADRVSRWPLQRIVPCHFSAPLAATPQQFRAAFTFLEQDTRFKGGWAGWRRRSLPEADLQVLRRFSQILDDTGLAPPAQTRSVQ is encoded by the coding sequence ATGGTGCAACCCCCGTCCGCCGCCTTTGCCCAGCCCCCGCGATCGCCCCAATGGAACTGGCCCTACTGGCCCATCGTCCCCCTCTATCCCTATGGCCAGCGGCGAACCCTGTGCCGGGAACTGATCCCCGACAGCCTCTGGGTCTTGGAACAAATCCAGGGCATTTTTTATGTCACCGTCCCCATTCGCATGACCGTCGTGCGCCTGCAAAAGGGGGGATTGTTAGTGTATGCCCCCGTCGCCCCCACCCCGGAATGTGTTGGACTAATGCGGGGCTTGGAGCAACGCCATGGCACCGTGCGCCACATTATTTTGCCCACCGTTACCGGCATTGAGCATAAGGTTTTTGTGGGTCCCTTTGCCCGCCGCTTTCCCCAGGCCACCGTGTTTGTGGCGGCGAACCAGTGGAGCTTTCCCCTTGATTTGCCCCTGCCCTGGTTAGGGTTGCCCTGGAGACGCACCCAAATCCTGCCGACGGATAGCAGCGCGGCCCCCTTCGGCGATGAGTTCGACTATGCCAGCCTCGGACCCCTCAGCTTGGGACTGGGACCCTTTGAGGAAGTGGCCTTCTTCCATCGATCGACCCGCACCCTGCTGCTCACCGACACCATCATCGGCATTGATCCTGATCCCCCGGCGGTGGTGCAATTAAACCCCTTTCCCCTCCTCTTCCATGGCCGCGATCATGCCCTAGACAGCGTAACCGATAGCCCGGAGGTGCGCCGCAAAGGCTGGCAGCGTATTTGTCTCTTTGGTCTCTATTTCCGCCCCAGCGCCCTGACGGTGACGGGCTGGGTTCAGAGCTTCCAGGATGCTGCCCAGGGGCGCGATCGCAGCCGTGCCAATTACTTTGGCCTCTTCCCCGTGCAGTGGGGGGAGGAATGGCAGCAATCCTTTGCCGCTTTGCGAGGGGAGGGGCGGTTGCTGGTGGCTCCCATTTTGCAAACCCTGATCCTCAGCCGGGATCCCCAATCCACCTTGGCCTGGGCCGATCGGGTCAGTCGCTGGCCCTTGCAACGCATTGTTCCCTGTCATTTTTCCGCTCCCCTGGCCGCCACGCCCCAGCAATTTCGGGCGGCGTTTACCTTTCTGGAGCAGGACACCCGGTTTAAGGGGGGCTGGGCGGGTTGGCGACGGCGATCGCTGCCGGAAGCCGATCTCCAGGTTCTGCGCCGGTTCAGCCAAATCCTGGACGATACGGGCCTTGCTCCTCCAGCCCAAACGCGATCGGTTCAATAG
- a CDS encoding RusA family crossover junction endodeoxyribonuclease yields the protein MDGPPVSQQTRRRERLRAWKIVVRQEAEKYWSPGQKAATGLIMLKITYFYDSVAMDVDNIVKPIQDAIIGLAYIDDDQVTDVLVRKRNLLGNFKVENMTSILAEGFSRGNEFLHIVVIEAPDQEVLI from the coding sequence GTGGATGGACCACCCGTATCGCAACAGACTCGTAGACGTGAACGTCTTAGAGCCTGGAAAATAGTAGTACGGCAAGAGGCAGAGAAATATTGGTCACCAGGGCAAAAAGCAGCTACAGGTCTAATCATGCTGAAAATCACCTATTTCTATGATTCTGTTGCTATGGATGTGGACAATATTGTCAAGCCAATTCAGGATGCCATAATTGGATTAGCCTACATTGACGACGATCAAGTCACTGACGTTCTTGTCAGGAAGCGAAATTTGTTAGGTAACTTTAAAGTAGAAAACATGACCTCAATCCTGGCAGAAGGTTTTTCTCGTGGAAACGAATTCCTGCATATTGTTGTAATTGAGGCTCCTGACCAAGAGGTACTGATCTGA
- a CDS encoding Fic family protein yields the protein MPSFTKKAERAGQWVRQSSGKTSYDAFIPAPLPPVPAITVDLALQRRIESAGLALGRLDGIGRLLSGPEELLYSYIRKEAVLSSQIEGTQSSIADLLLHENQSMPGVVLEDVQEVSNYIGALSYGIDRLSTLPLSLRLIRESHERLVRGTRGDQKAPGEFRRSQNWIGGSKPSDAMFVPPPPHELPDILSAFENFLHSTEYPVLLKVGLVHAQFETIHPFLDGNGRVGRMLIALMLVSEGVLERPWLYVSLHFKKHRDKYYSLLQDVRTQGNWEEWLVFFLEGITVTANQATDKIRALMALFERDRKVVEQSRKGSIYQSVAVQSNLTVYDYLKKRIAIRIPETAEVCGTTKPTVKRAIDDLQMLGIVTEVTGKPRNKVYIYTEYLDILNQDDDTSELSNERSNE from the coding sequence ATGCCATCCTTTACTAAGAAAGCAGAACGTGCAGGGCAGTGGGTGCGGCAGAGCAGTGGTAAAACGTCTTACGATGCCTTTATTCCTGCGCCTCTACCACCTGTTCCAGCAATTACGGTAGATTTAGCACTTCAGCGACGGATTGAATCCGCTGGTTTGGCATTGGGGCGGCTTGATGGGATTGGACGACTATTATCAGGACCAGAAGAACTTCTATACAGTTACATTCGGAAGGAAGCTGTGCTTTCAAGCCAGATTGAGGGAACTCAGTCATCCATTGCTGATTTGCTTCTCCATGAGAATCAGTCAATGCCGGGAGTTGTATTGGAAGATGTTCAAGAGGTTTCCAATTACATTGGCGCATTGAGCTATGGGATTGATCGCCTCTCGACGCTGCCCCTCAGCTTACGCCTGATTCGCGAGTCTCATGAACGACTTGTCCGTGGCACTCGTGGTGATCAAAAGGCACCTGGCGAGTTCAGGCGTTCCCAGAATTGGATAGGGGGAAGCAAGCCAAGTGATGCAATGTTTGTGCCACCCCCTCCCCATGAGTTACCAGACATACTCAGTGCGTTCGAGAATTTTCTCCATTCTACGGAGTATCCTGTTTTACTTAAGGTAGGATTAGTACATGCGCAATTTGAGACAATTCACCCCTTTCTCGACGGTAATGGTCGAGTAGGCCGTATGCTCATAGCCCTTATGCTTGTTTCAGAAGGAGTTTTAGAACGGCCTTGGCTCTATGTGAGCCTTCATTTCAAAAAGCACCGTGACAAGTATTACAGTCTTCTTCAAGACGTAAGAACCCAAGGAAATTGGGAAGAATGGCTTGTGTTTTTTCTTGAAGGTATTACAGTTACTGCCAATCAAGCTACGGATAAGATTCGTGCTCTAATGGCACTCTTTGAGCGAGATCGTAAAGTAGTAGAGCAGTCGCGGAAAGGCTCGATTTACCAGTCGGTTGCAGTGCAGTCAAACTTGACAGTCTACGATTACTTAAAGAAAAGGATTGCAATCCGGATTCCCGAAACCGCAGAAGTCTGTGGCACAACGAAACCAACTGTTAAACGTGCTATCGATGATCTGCAAATGCTGGGTATCGTGACTGAGGTAACAGGGAAACCCAGAAATAAGGTGTATATCTATACGGAGTATCTAGATATTTTAAATCAGGATGACGATACTTCTGAACTATCGAATGAACGCAGTAATGAGTGA